ATGCGTATAAAAAAATATACATAATACCTTAAAAATGTCTTCTAACATTCCTCGATGCAAAGTTGCTTATGATAGGGTCGATGTCAATCTCATCCAATAATTTCTTCTCGATGCATAATGTAGCCAAACCATTTAACCTTTCTTGAGTCATTGTTGACCTCAAATAATTCTTCAACAATTTCAGCTTTGAAAAGCTTCTCTCGGCCGATGCGACCGTCACAGGCACAGTAAATAAGATGCGATAAGCAATGGAGATATTCGGATAACAATCAACTTCTCTAACATGCCCAAAAATCTCCATGGCAGACATTACGCCATTTGGCAAAGTGAATCTCATAATCTTCAATTCAGAAATAAGATCATATACCTCTACATCAGATGAACCATCAAGAGAGAATGTTTCTGCAAATTTTGTGCAACACTCTTCAAGTTCATTATCACTTAATGACTTCAGGGTGCCCGAGCTCAATAAAAATCCAAAGATATCTTTGAACACCATTCGTTCTTTAAATCTATCCTTCAAAGAAGTGACCGCCATATCaaccaaaacaaaaaaatatttaACACGAAAAGCCTTCTCAGCTTCTAGAATTTCTTCTTGACAATCACTTTCACCAAACTGTCTCTTCCTCTTAGCATGACGTTTCATTGGAAACACGGGATCAATTCCCATTTCAGTCGCAATACCTTTGGCGATGGTCAAACTTGAAGAAAACCCATCATCTCTGTACTTCTCAAAATATTCTGTTATACCTTTTATTTGCTTCAAAGCAGAGTCAATACACATGGTTGACGATTGCAGCATCTTGCTAACTTTATTTACAGCAAACAGAATATCATGCCAGATAATCATACCAACTAGAAACTCAAAGCGACCAAGTGCATCAAATAAATTTTTTGCGTCGCTTTTATCCTTAGGTTCAGTGTCAGAAGCATCACGTAACTCAGACAAAGCTGACCTTAACTCAATGGCTTGATATCTTATTGCTGTAACACTTTTGATTCGACTCTCCCAGCGAGTGTTAGACAATGATTTCACAGTCAAACTAGGAACATGTTTAAGCAAAACATTCCACCTTTTCGTAGAACCAGCAAATAATATATATATGCGCTGAACAATTCCAAAAAATGAAACAGCTTTCTCACATGTTTTTGCCATATCACAGAGAGTGAGATTAAGACTATGACAAGCACATGGCATGTATAATGCTCTTGGATTCACATCAAGTAACCTAGATTGTACCCCTTGGTATTTTCCTTTCATGTTAGAACCATTGTCATATCCTTGACCCCTTATATCATTAATATTTAAGCCAAAAGTCTCCATAGATTCAAGCAGTACTTTAAAAATCCCTAAGCCAGAAGTGTCATCCACCTTCAAGAACCCCAGAAAGTACTCCTCAATTTTTATTTTCCCATCCGACAAATTAACACAACGAACTAAAAAAGTCATTTGTTCTTGATGACTGACATCAGGGGTACAATCTAGGATAACAGAGAAATACTTGGCCTCTTTAACAACCTTTATGATAGAACATGTGATGTCAGCAGCCAAAAGAGATATCAACTCGTTCTGAATTTTATGACTGAGATAATGGTAATGAATTTCTTTGTTCTGGATACGTCTAAGGTGGTCTTGCATTACCAAATCAAATTCTGCAATCATCTCAACACAAGCTAAGAAATTACCATTATCATCCTTGTAAAGTTGCTCACTGTTTCCGCGAAAAGCCAAGTTGCGTTTACCAAGATATTTCACAATGGCTATTATTCTTAACAAAACTTGCCTGACACGTTCTTTCTCCTTTGTTATTTGATGCTGCAAGTCCTTGTCAATAGTTTCCTCTTTCCGTAGTCTAATCCTTAATTCATTCCACTTGTTCATGTTATTAATATGATCAACACTATTTTCATGTTCTTTAAGCTTCTCACTAATGTGCCTCCAATGATCTAATCCATCATGTGCTAAGGAACTCTGACTCCTGCTACTGCTAGACTTGAAGATCTTACAACAAAAGCAAAAAACTTTGTCAACACCTTCTGAATAAACTAGCCATTTTCTATCATGTTTCTCTCCATTGCTTAATTTCCTATGATAGTGAGCATAGGAAAAATGTCTTCCTGCATCATCTACACGGTATTCCATTTTATTCTCTTCCTCTCTCATTGGCCCTTTCTCAACTAATACATCTCTTGCTTTATTGTCAAGATTATCCCAATTTCTTGGATCATAAATATCAGGAGTATAGACTTGTTCATCAACACTAGGAGACTGTTCTTGTGCATCCGATGAATTACCTACATTCTCGGAGCCACTTACATTGCTGTCGTCGATGTTGGTTTCGACATTTTCTTCTTGCTGATCGGATTCTGAATTCACATTAGTTTGTTGCTCTTCCTCTATGGCAACTATCGCCAACTCATCACCTGGGTTTATCGAAGTAGTGGAAGTACTCTTGTAATATAAGTGCAGATGCCCACGCTGTGATTGTACCAATGTATCTACGGccttcttctttttcctttttttactACCCGATGCATATGTCCTGTTTCTCGGAGGCATGCTAACACACAATCCTGAAAAAGTAATTTTTGCATCAATTATTGAACAGTACCACATACGCATCAAGGAAACGCCCAAACGCAAATATAATATACCTGGTTCTGCGTCAGTCCGTGTGCTAATTACAACGCCTAGACTCGGAGAGCAATGAGCACTTGACCAAGCGTGAGGGCCCCCTGAATTGAAATCAGCTGTGAACTGGATTAGGAAGGAGATTAGGAGAAGAGAATTAGAAATTAGCAAGAGCCAGATGGGAGTGGGCAGACCTGCAGTACGGCGTGTCGCGGTGTCGCCGTgtcggcgacggcgggcggcggcctaGGCCCTAGGGCTGAGAGCCTGCGTGATGAGACGGGTCGAA
This sequence is a window from Aegilops tauschii subsp. strangulata cultivar AL8/78 chromosome 7, Aet v6.0, whole genome shotgun sequence. Protein-coding genes within it:
- the LOC141027415 gene encoding uncharacterized protein, encoding MAKTCEKAVSFFGIVQRIYILFAGSTKRWNVLLKHVPSLTVKSLSNTRWESRIKSVTAIRYQAIELRSALSELRDASDTEPKDKSDAKNLFDALGRFEFLVGMIIWHDILFAVNKVSKMLQSSTMCIDSALKQIKGITEYFEKYRDDGFSSSLTIAKGIATEMGIDPVFPMKRHAKRKRQFGESDCQEEILEAEKAFRVKYFFVLVDMAVTSLKDRFKERMVFKDIFGFLLSSGTLKSLSDNELEECCTKFAETFSLDGSSDVEVYDLISELKIMRFTLPNGVMSAMEIFGHVREVDCYPNISIAYRILFTVPVTVASAERSFSKLKLLKNYLRSTMTQERLNGLATLCIEKKLLDEIDIDPIISNFASRNVRRHF